One window of Metopolophium dirhodum isolate CAU chromosome 3, ASM1992520v1, whole genome shotgun sequence genomic DNA carries:
- the LOC132941141 gene encoding histone H3, which produces MARTKQTARKSTGGKAPRKQLATKAARKSAPATGGVKKPHRYRPGTVALREIRRYQKSTELLIRKLPFQRLVREIAQDFKTDLRFQSSAVMALQEASEAYLVGLFEDTNLCAIHAKRVTIMPKDIQLARRIRGERA; this is translated from the coding sequence ATGGCACGTACCAAGCAGACAGCTCGTAAATCTACCGGCGGAAAGGCGCCCAGGAAACAGTTGGCCACCAAAGCCGCACGTAAGAGCGCACCCGCCACCGGAGGAGTGAAAAAACCACATCGTTACCGTCCGGGAACCGTTGCCCTCCGTGAAATCCGTCGTTATCAGAAGAGCACAGAACTTTTGATCCGCAAATTGCCGTTCCAACGTCTAGTGCGCGAGATCGCCCAGGACTTCAAGACCGACCTGCGTTTCCAGAGCTCCGCGGTCATGGCGTTGCAAGAAGCTAGCGAGGCATACTTGGTAGGTCTGTTCGAAGACACCAATCTTTGCGCGATCCACGCCAAGCGTGTCACCATCATGCCAAAGGACATCCAGTTGGCCCGTCGCATCCGCGGTGAACGTGCTTAA
- the LOC132941965 gene encoding putative nuclease HARBI1 yields the protein MDNSTFSELLEMVTPFIFKRNTHLREAIPPSQRLSCTLRFLATGANFEELKFITAISPQSIGRIVVETCEAITLVLKNNIRIPASEDEWKATSEEFEKNWNFNHCLGAIVGKHIDITKLQESGSYYFNYKNNFSIVLMAVCNANYEFLVVDIGSNGRVSDGGVFSNTLFCEHLQENKLKLPKLDYLPGINCKIPYIFMADDAFPLSDNLMKPYSQRNLIKEKRILNYRLSRARRVIENSFGILLSRFRILLKTINLSPEKATIIVRACCHQHNYLQRKKMDIFLQESFDTENILTGEVEPGSWRSENRNLTELQHAKSRNSHSTAKEIRDQFRHYFNTSGAVHWQDNMI from the exons ATGGACaattcaacattttcagaattaTTGGAAATGGTTacaccatttatttttaaaagaaacacTCATCTGAGAGAAGCTATACCACCAAGCCAACGTTTATCATGCACTCTAAGATTTTTAGCTACTGGTGCAAACTTTGAAGAACTCAAGTTTATTACAGCAATTTCACCTCAATCAATTGGAAGAATTGTAGTTGAAACATGTGAAGCTATTacattagtattaaaaaataatatcaga attcCAGCATCCGAAGATGAGTGGAAAGCAACATCAGaagagtttgaaaaaaattggaattttaatCATTGCTTGGGCGCAATTGTCGGCAAACACATAGACATTACGAAACTTCAAGAATCTGGCTCTTATTATTTCAactataagaataattttagcATTGTTTTAATGGCAGTTTGTAATGCCAACTACGAGTTCCTTGTGGTAGATATTGGCTCCAATGGAAGAGTATCTGATGGTGGagtattttcaaatacattgttTTGTGAGCATCTTCAAGAAAATAAACTGAAGTTACCTAAACTTGATTATTTACCCGGAATTAATTGCAAAATTCCCTACATCTTCATGGCTGATGATGCTTTTCCATTGTCCGATAATTTGATGAAACCTTACTCACAAAGAAATctaataaaagaaaaacgaatTTTGAACTATAGACTGTCAAGAGCCCGAAGAGTAATTGAAAATTCATTTGGAATACTTTTATCAAGATTCAgaatacttttgaaaactatcaaTCTCAGTCCTGAAAAAGCTACAATAATTGTCCGAGCTTGTTGTcatcaacataattatttacaaagaaaaaaaatggatatttttttacaagaaaGTTTTGATACAGAAAATATATTGACAGGAGAAGTTGAACCAGGAAGTTGGAGAAGTGAAAATCGTAATTTAACTGAGCTACAACATGCAAAAAGTCGAAACTCGCATTCAACTGCCAAAGAAATTAGGGATCAATTTCGTCATTATTTCAATACTAGCGGAGCGGTTCATTGGCAAGATAATAtgatttag
- the LOC132941158 gene encoding histone H2A-like yields MSGRGKAGKSKGGKSKTRSSRAGLQFPVGRIHRLLRKGNYAERVGAGAPVYLAAVMEYLAAEVLELAGNAARDNKKSRIIPRHLQLAIRNDEELNKLLSGVTIAQGGVLPNIQAVLLPKKTEKKA; encoded by the coding sequence ATGAGCGGACGCGGCAAAGCAGGAAAATCGAAGGGAGGCAAATCCAAGACCAGGTCGTCCCGCGCCGGACTCCAGTTCCCGGTCGGTCGTATCCATCGTCTGTTGAGAAAAGGAAACTACGCCGAACGTGTCGGAGCCGGAGCACCGGTATACCTGGCCGCCGTCATGGAGTACTTGGCAGCTGAAGTTTTGGAGTTGGCCGGTAACGCGGCCCGTGACAACAAGAAGTCTCGTATCATCCCCAGACATTTGCAATTGGCCATCAGGAACGACGAGGAGTTGAACAAATTGTTGTCCGGAGTGACCATCGCTCAAGGTGGTGTGTTGCCCAACATCCAAGCCGTGCTCTTGCCCAAGAAGACCGAGAAGAAGGCTTAA
- the LOC132941821 gene encoding histone H2B-like, translating into MAPGGKSAGKAMKKSSGKAQKNIAKSDKKRKPKRKESYAIYIYKVLKQVHPDTGVSSKAMSIMNSFVNDLFERIAAESSRLAHYNKRSTITSREIQTAVRLLLPGELAKHAVSEGTKAVTKYTSSK; encoded by the coding sequence ATGGCTCCAGGAGGAAAATCGGCGGGCAAAGCAATGAAGAAGTCGTCCGGCAAGGCACAAAAGAACATCGCCAAGTCCGACAAGAAGCGCAAGCCCAAGAGGAAAGAATCGTACGCAATTTACATCTACAAAGTGTTGAAACAAGTACATCCCGACACCGGAGTCTCGTCCAAAGCCATGAGCATCATGAACAGCTTCGTCAACGACCTGTTCGAGCGCATCGCCGCCGAATCCAGTCGTCTGGCCCACTACAACAAACGTTCGACCATTACCAGCCGGGAAATCCAAACTGCCGTCCGACTCTTGTTGCCCGGTGAATTGGCCAAGCACGCCGTCAGTGAAGGAACCAAGGCTGTGACCAAGTACACCAGCTCCAAATAA